Proteins encoded in a region of the Microbispora sp. ZYX-F-249 genome:
- a CDS encoding amidohydrolase: protein MPEPRPDEPLPVPLPDAVRAALLAPLVDQHCHGVRRDDTTRSGFEQLIGEGGTPAPPGTTHFDTPAGAAIRRWCAPVLGLEPHASATVYLSRRAELGATEVNRRLLRGAGVSAFLVDAGLDVPGVLSPAEMGRLGAAAADEIVRLEQVEQDVAEAGLPAADYAGMLRDELALRGARAAALKSVAAHRCGLGFDPSRPSRGSVIAAAGRRLADPKARLADPVLVRHLLWAAVDVARERSLPLQFHCGLSGWGPSGTGDAGVAGHLADPALLTGFVRALAPLGVPVVLLHCYPYHRQAAYLAGVFPHVYVDAGPAVAHTAAGSAHVLREVLELVPFHKQMYGSGCHGAAELCFLGALHHRRGLARVLGDRIAEGEWSTADAARIAHMIGAGNARRVYRL from the coding sequence GTGCCGGAGCCGAGACCCGACGAACCGCTGCCCGTTCCCCTGCCCGACGCGGTGCGGGCGGCCCTGCTCGCGCCCCTGGTGGACCAGCATTGTCACGGCGTGCGCCGCGACGACACCACCAGGTCGGGGTTCGAGCAGCTCATCGGCGAGGGCGGGACGCCGGCGCCGCCGGGGACCACGCATTTCGACACCCCGGCCGGCGCGGCCATCCGCCGCTGGTGCGCGCCGGTCCTCGGGCTGGAGCCGCACGCCTCGGCCACCGTCTATCTGTCGCGCCGCGCCGAGCTCGGCGCGACCGAGGTCAACCGGCGGCTGCTGCGCGGCGCCGGGGTGTCGGCCTTCCTGGTCGACGCGGGGCTCGACGTCCCCGGGGTGCTCTCGCCCGCCGAGATGGGCCGGCTCGGCGCGGCCGCCGCCGACGAGATCGTCCGGCTGGAGCAGGTCGAGCAGGACGTCGCCGAGGCCGGGCTGCCCGCGGCCGACTACGCCGGGATGCTGCGGGACGAGCTCGCGCTGCGTGGCGCCCGGGCCGCCGCGCTCAAGTCGGTCGCGGCGCACCGCTGCGGCCTCGGCTTCGACCCCTCCCGGCCCTCCCGCGGCAGCGTGATCGCGGCGGCCGGCCGCCGGCTCGCCGACCCCAAGGCCCGCCTGGCCGACCCCGTCCTCGTACGGCACCTGCTCTGGGCGGCGGTCGACGTCGCCAGGGAGCGGAGCCTGCCGCTGCAGTTCCACTGTGGTCTGTCCGGCTGGGGCCCGTCCGGCACGGGCGACGCCGGGGTCGCCGGTCACCTGGCCGATCCCGCGCTGCTGACGGGGTTCGTGCGCGCCCTCGCGCCGCTCGGGGTGCCGGTCGTCCTGCTGCACTGCTACCCCTACCACCGTCAGGCGGCCTACCTGGCGGGCGTCTTCCCGCACGTGTACGTCGACGCGGGGCCCGCCGTCGCGCACACCGCCGCGGGCTCCGCCCACGTCCTGCGTGAGGTGCTCGAACTCGTCCCGTTCCACAAGCAGATGTACGGCTCCGGCTGTCACGGCGCCGCCGAGCTGTGCTTCCTGGGCGCGCTTCACCACCGCCGGGGCCTGGCCCGTGTGCTCGGCGACCGGATCGCCGAGGGCGAGTGGAGCACGGCCGACGCGGCCCGGATCGCCCACATGATCGGCGCGGGCAATGCGCGCCGCGTCTATCGCCTCTGA